In Aquimarina sp. TRL1, a single window of DNA contains:
- a CDS encoding glutamate decarboxylase: MQNNNTPYEKIHVLQEGIPAYEALERISKELEKDGLPNYDLGSYTAIEMPAEAKLLIQLTLGKNMINKNEYSQTTIIHERLVKIIGNLLHVPDENDICGSSTTGSSEAIFMALLAAKWRWKQNGNQGDPNLVLCSNAHISWHKSARFLDIQVREVPLHIVNEYPIEAVRASIDENTIGVVAVLGCTYVGFCDPIVQINEMLEAVNTQYGWDVGIHVDAAIGGFVYPFVAHLQKVRWDFRLPLVKSINLSGHKYGLVYPGLGWLLFRDQNCFPEELKTTAEYLYGVSKSFTVSFSRSSSLIIAQQFCFLHYGMNGYKNIIENCLWNAEILTEAIQKCNFLQLVSESTLPIVAFKFTEEPSFPLVIYTELLRKRKWMLPYYKLSGELEDTVMRIVIRKDMTLEMIFRLVEDLEECYKIVKNEYTT; encoded by the coding sequence ATGCAAAATAATAACACGCCTTATGAAAAAATACATGTGCTTCAGGAAGGAATCCCTGCCTATGAAGCACTGGAACGAATATCAAAAGAATTAGAAAAAGATGGATTGCCTAATTATGATCTGGGAAGTTATACAGCTATAGAAATGCCTGCTGAGGCAAAGTTACTTATACAACTCACTCTGGGAAAGAATATGATTAATAAAAATGAGTATTCACAAACGACCATTATTCATGAACGTCTGGTTAAAATTATAGGGAATTTATTACATGTACCCGATGAGAATGATATTTGCGGAAGTTCTACCACAGGCTCTTCTGAAGCGATTTTTATGGCGTTACTGGCTGCTAAATGGAGATGGAAACAAAATGGAAATCAAGGAGATCCTAATTTGGTGCTCTGTAGCAATGCACATATATCTTGGCATAAATCTGCCCGGTTTTTAGATATCCAGGTTAGGGAAGTCCCCCTTCATATTGTTAATGAATACCCGATAGAAGCCGTGAGAGCCTCTATTGATGAAAATACCATAGGAGTAGTGGCAGTTCTGGGATGCACCTATGTAGGATTTTGTGACCCGATTGTACAAATCAATGAGATGCTGGAAGCAGTTAATACGCAATACGGATGGGATGTAGGAATTCATGTAGATGCAGCCATCGGAGGGTTTGTATATCCATTTGTAGCACATTTGCAAAAAGTACGATGGGACTTCAGGTTACCCCTTGTAAAGTCGATAAACCTTTCCGGACATAAGTACGGTTTGGTATATCCCGGCTTGGGATGGCTTTTGTTTAGAGACCAAAACTGTTTCCCCGAAGAATTAAAAACTACTGCAGAATACCTCTATGGGGTATCAAAATCTTTTACGGTAAGCTTTTCCCGTTCATCTTCCCTGATTATAGCCCAGCAATTCTGCTTTTTGCATTATGGAATGAATGGGTATAAGAATATTATAGAAAACTGTTTGTGGAATGCCGAGATTCTGACAGAAGCCATTCAAAAATGCAATTTCCTGCAACTGGTGTCAGAAAGTACCTTACCCATAGTAGCATTTAAGTTTACAGAAGAACCCTCTTTCCCTTTAGTGATCTATACTGAGTTATTAAGAAAGCGAAAGTGGATGTTACCCTATTATAAACTCTCTGGGGAATTAGAAGATACGGTGATGCGAATTGTCATCAGAAAAGATATGACACTGGAGATGATTTTTCGATTAGTAGAAGATCTGGAAGAATGTTATAAAATCGTAAAAAATGAATACACTACTTGA
- a CDS encoding DUF2589 domain-containing protein: MSKNLVSMAQQFSGLPMDSLIGGPLNAAAKANANMALTQTKFLLDTCFSKEKDGDNYKPIMISMELERGVLTPAVLKEDGTVDTPAQVDTVVTKFNLPILTIIPLNSLAVETVDIGFEMEVKSSYGEEESESSTQKKSGEVSFEAKVGYGCFSATIQGSASYSSEDTKSRNSHYEKSNSAKYTVGVHAGQLPLPKGVTTIIQAFSNAIEPIELPATKA; encoded by the coding sequence AGAACTTAGTCTCTATGGCGCAGCAATTTTCCGGGTTACCTATGGATTCCTTAATAGGAGGACCGTTGAATGCAGCTGCAAAAGCAAATGCGAACATGGCATTAACACAAACCAAATTTTTATTGGATACGTGTTTCTCAAAAGAAAAAGATGGGGATAATTACAAGCCCATTATGATCAGTATGGAATTGGAACGAGGGGTATTAACTCCTGCTGTATTAAAGGAAGATGGTACAGTAGATACGCCGGCACAAGTTGATACTGTGGTAACCAAGTTCAATTTGCCAATACTAACGATTATTCCATTAAACTCATTAGCAGTGGAAACGGTAGATATAGGGTTCGAAATGGAAGTGAAATCTAGTTATGGAGAAGAAGAGTCAGAGTCTTCTACTCAGAAAAAATCAGGAGAAGTAAGTTTCGAAGCTAAAGTAGGATATGGATGTTTCTCTGCTACAATTCAGGGATCTGCCAGTTACTCTAGTGAAGATACCAAATCCAGAAACTCTCACTACGAGAAGAGCAACTCTGCCAAGTATACAGTAGGTGTACATGCAGGTCAGTTGCCATTACCTAAAGGGGTTACGACCATCATTCAGGCGTTTTCTAATGCTATTGAACCGATTGAATTACCTGCTACTAAAGCATAA
- a CDS encoding PDC sensor domain-containing protein, translating into MNTHKIMAHIRPKTEAITTAFIVVVLIFFSTYLTYLKSIEALEAEIKIGLKSNVEAAATTIDGDKHQLFNKHTDRSDSLFIAHNDPLEKIRAASKDIRYIYTTVLRDDEVYFVLNPSPQDDNDNDGVPDQAPALMDPYTDPAPELLTALKEQTTTVSNAYQDEWGIFISGYAPFYDSKGTFVGVLGMDLELNNFYKRLEPINIAFEKSAVIILFIGLIIGLLILYIRKHTQKTLDNSQLYIQTVDQLHHTIREANSESIAVLKKINNRLLYRGVQKEKYQKQLYNWITHVIAYKESKQEQAAVLIGYENFDLDDLFSGLVLEMSTRQIVLEISQETKMPSRVYGPSVIYCQELVAKLIAFVADNGCSNTIRMKIGMIEEDITHIKLNCRIEGRYTENFAAYFRNYHHPAIDSNSHSNAREFDLATLINQLGRYHMVVIPLTASDVSGIVLQMHLEKHKE; encoded by the coding sequence ATGAATACGCATAAAATAATGGCCCATATCAGACCCAAAACAGAAGCAATTACAACTGCTTTTATCGTAGTAGTACTCATCTTTTTCTCTACTTACCTTACCTACCTGAAATCTATTGAAGCTTTAGAAGCAGAGATCAAAATCGGACTAAAATCAAATGTAGAAGCAGCAGCTACTACCATTGACGGAGATAAACACCAATTATTTAATAAACACACTGACAGAAGCGATAGTCTGTTTATAGCACATAATGATCCGCTGGAAAAGATTCGAGCAGCGTCTAAAGACATCCGCTATATATATACCACGGTACTTAGGGATGATGAGGTGTATTTTGTACTGAACCCCAGTCCGCAGGATGATAATGATAATGATGGGGTACCGGATCAGGCACCAGCTCTAATGGACCCGTATACAGATCCTGCTCCGGAGTTATTGACAGCCCTAAAAGAACAAACCACAACTGTTTCGAATGCCTATCAGGATGAATGGGGGATTTTTATCAGTGGATACGCGCCATTTTATGATTCTAAAGGCACTTTTGTAGGTGTATTGGGAATGGATCTGGAATTAAATAACTTTTACAAGCGTTTGGAACCTATTAATATTGCATTCGAAAAGTCTGCAGTCATTATTCTTTTTATAGGATTAATCATAGGGTTGTTAATCTTGTATATTCGTAAGCATACACAGAAAACTCTTGATAATAGTCAACTGTATATTCAGACAGTGGACCAGTTACATCATACGATACGAGAAGCGAATTCAGAAAGTATAGCAGTACTAAAGAAAATCAATAATAGGTTGTTGTATAGAGGAGTCCAAAAGGAGAAGTATCAAAAACAATTGTACAACTGGATTACCCATGTAATAGCCTATAAAGAGAGTAAGCAGGAGCAAGCCGCTGTATTAATCGGGTATGAGAATTTTGATCTCGATGACTTGTTTTCAGGTCTTGTATTAGAAATGAGTACACGACAGATAGTATTAGAGATCAGTCAGGAAACAAAAATGCCGAGTAGGGTATACGGTCCTTCCGTTATCTATTGTCAGGAATTAGTAGCGAAGCTCATTGCCTTTGTAGCCGATAATGGCTGTTCTAATACGATACGGATGAAAATAGGTATGATAGAAGAAGATATTACCCATATCAAGCTAAACTGTCGTATTGAAGGAAGGTATACAGAAAACTTTGCGGCATATTTTAGAAATTACCATCACCCCGCTATTGATAGCAACAGTCATAGCAATGCCCGGGAGTTTGATCTAGCCACCCTAATAAATCAACTAGGACGATATCATATGGTCGTCATTCCATTAACAGCATCTGATGTTTCGGGAATCGTACTGCAAATGCATTTGGAAAAACACAAAGAATAA
- a CDS encoding DUF2589 domain-containing protein, translated as MIKLKKLVEAINDAAEIANATLANSQDQVINDFFDQDEETERYTAKTVSINYPRTTTDGTVSEHIVEVPLLTVVPISSARIEELRFTTNLDIAIENDELLVSFSNKSAENSEWNTSTKQPSAKLDLVIKPQENTEGLNKLIEGYEKALRAQIPG; from the coding sequence ATGATTAAATTAAAGAAACTAGTAGAAGCTATCAATGATGCAGCTGAGATCGCCAATGCGACCTTAGCAAACTCTCAAGATCAGGTCATCAATGATTTTTTTGATCAGGATGAAGAAACAGAACGATATACCGCCAAAACAGTAAGTATTAATTACCCCAGGACAACCACAGACGGTACCGTATCCGAGCATATTGTAGAAGTTCCTTTGCTGACAGTGGTGCCTATTTCATCTGCCAGAATTGAAGAATTAAGATTCACGACCAACTTAGATATTGCTATTGAGAATGATGAGCTCCTGGTAAGCTTTAGTAATAAATCAGCAGAAAATTCAGAGTGGAATACCAGTACCAAACAACCTTCAGCAAAGTTAGATTTAGTCATCAAACCTCAGGAAAATACAGAAGGGTTGAATAAGTTGATCGAGGGGTATGAGAAAGCCCTGCGAGCTCAGATACCTGGTTAG
- a CDS encoding MFS transporter: MSGRIIPVIIIISTFCVQVSSGINYIIFPLTMQAQNYTTTWIGIVMSFEILATILLFKHVSLAVRKLGITQTIVGASMIRMFCIYFLGMNESFIGWLLGVFMYGLTTSMLLVVIQTWLNLMAKGKLKGLFLGLYSASLSLGIASGPVVLQFIDDMNVRFLLNSMLPVIPIFLLIGIRQKPSIHTDTTIRLGFIFKYAKIVMLSALLGGVCFFGLPSFLTIYGVANGLSYSESSLLVTMFMIGSVSIGTLVSSLSVFIDRIRIIYACVFISVICAVFLALAVYASLGVALIMLIIWGGCMGGIYATGLGYIGKVFRKEDQISANASFVFMDALGGFLGVCIIGSSMDLIGKEGLTYTIVIAATLYLIFITKRSISNL; the protein is encoded by the coding sequence ATGTCTGGTAGAATTATTCCTGTAATTATTATCATATCCACCTTCTGTGTTCAGGTAAGCTCGGGTATAAACTATATTATTTTTCCTTTGACCATGCAGGCACAAAACTATACGACCACATGGATAGGAATTGTGATGTCTTTTGAGATTTTAGCCACCATCCTTTTGTTTAAGCATGTGTCTCTGGCTGTACGAAAATTAGGGATTACTCAAACAATTGTTGGCGCCTCTATGATTCGGATGTTTTGTATCTATTTTCTGGGAATGAATGAAAGCTTTATAGGATGGTTGTTAGGGGTTTTTATGTATGGATTGACAACTAGTATGTTGTTAGTTGTAATACAGACCTGGTTAAACCTGATGGCAAAAGGAAAGTTAAAAGGACTTTTTCTGGGACTTTATTCAGCATCCTTATCATTAGGGATAGCCTCTGGTCCGGTAGTATTACAATTTATAGATGATATGAATGTACGTTTCCTTCTCAATAGCATGCTTCCGGTTATTCCGATTTTTTTGCTGATTGGGATTCGGCAAAAACCAAGCATTCATACGGATACCACCATCCGTCTCGGATTTATTTTTAAATATGCCAAAATCGTAATGCTGTCAGCACTTTTGGGGGGCGTTTGCTTTTTTGGATTGCCTTCTTTTTTAACCATCTATGGTGTAGCGAATGGTTTATCTTACAGCGAGTCCTCCTTATTAGTGACCATGTTTATGATTGGGAGTGTCAGTATTGGAACTTTAGTCAGTTCCTTATCTGTATTTATCGATCGTATTCGCATTATATATGCTTGTGTATTTATCTCCGTAATCTGTGCGGTGTTTCTGGCTCTGGCTGTATATGCCAGTTTGGGAGTGGCACTGATTATGCTGATTATCTGGGGAGGATGTATGGGAGGAATTTACGCCACCGGTTTAGGTTATATCGGTAAGGTCTTTAGGAAAGAAGATCAGATATCAGCCAATGCTTCCTTTGTTTTTATGGATGCACTGGGAGGATTTTTAGGGGTTTGTATTATAGGAAGCAGTATGGATCTTATAGGAAAAGAAGGATTGACATATACAATTGTCATTGCAGCTACTCTGTATTTGATCTTTATCACCAAGCGCTCAATTAGTAATTTATAG
- a CDS encoding gamma-aminobutyric-acid receptor subunit beta, which translates to MNTLLDHIVRSCFVWFSVLLFGILTVYGNDKPDDADGLITHPELAGIPKTPVAMDVKIQVNKIYGINTVDETYSVDGYFVASWYNDAFDKAAQDIRIYENNNADEIIGKLIWIPAFEFINVIGNRNVSNKQIIIHPNGKITYNERFNAVFTTEMNFRKFPFDSQKFVVQLEGFSYDTNTLFFSEVTPELYYTQGEITEEWKITDKKAFISAHKYSHLNEKDPISFSRYNIEITATRSVVYYFWQFIFPLFLIISISWSVFWIKSMSDQLATSFTLMLTLVAFNFNASSILPNLPYRTFIESLITLGYLSIFINLVMIVIGNSILKKKSKASYKNLMRYCRYIFPIAFFVLTILQAIAFLY; encoded by the coding sequence ATGAATACACTACTTGATCATATAGTACGGAGCTGTTTCGTGTGGTTTTCGGTTTTATTGTTTGGTATATTGACTGTTTATGGAAATGATAAGCCGGATGATGCAGACGGATTAATAACGCATCCTGAGTTAGCGGGTATTCCAAAAACGCCGGTAGCGATGGATGTCAAGATACAGGTGAATAAGATTTATGGGATTAATACCGTAGACGAAACCTATAGTGTTGATGGATATTTTGTAGCAAGCTGGTATAATGATGCTTTTGATAAAGCTGCTCAGGATATACGAATTTATGAAAATAACAATGCTGATGAGATTATTGGAAAGTTGATATGGATCCCTGCATTTGAGTTTATTAATGTAATCGGAAACCGCAATGTATCCAATAAACAGATTATCATTCATCCCAATGGGAAAATCACATATAATGAACGGTTTAATGCGGTTTTTACGACAGAGATGAACTTTAGGAAATTTCCTTTTGACAGCCAGAAATTTGTCGTACAGTTAGAGGGCTTCTCCTATGATACTAATACTCTTTTCTTTTCAGAAGTAACCCCGGAGCTGTATTATACGCAAGGTGAGATCACCGAAGAATGGAAGATCACAGATAAAAAAGCATTTATCAGTGCCCATAAATATTCTCATTTAAATGAAAAAGATCCTATTAGTTTTTCCAGATATAATATAGAAATTACAGCTACGCGCTCGGTAGTCTATTATTTTTGGCAGTTCATTTTTCCATTATTTCTTATTATCAGTATATCGTGGTCTGTTTTCTGGATTAAAAGTATGTCTGATCAACTAGCGACCAGTTTTACCCTGATGTTAACTCTGGTAGCTTTTAACTTCAATGCCTCGAGTATACTGCCTAATTTGCCGTATAGAACCTTTATAGAATCACTGATTACTCTGGGGTATCTGAGCATATTCATCAATCTGGTAATGATTGTCATAGGGAACTCTATCCTGAAGAAAAAATCCAAGGCATCGTATAAAAATCTGATGCGCTACTGTCGCTATATATTCCCCATTGCATTTTTTGTGCTTACGATACTACAAGCTATTGCATTTTTATATTAA
- a CDS encoding DUF2589 domain-containing protein, which produces MAKKTPNNSQGIAIEQLLAAPFVAAASANAAMAKKQTAFLMDTCFDVENDDGFGEDVYHPKMISMTITKNTLLSDKEEKGTPKMEQVTSTFQVPLLTLIPFNSLSVKEVNVKFDLEIISQNDESVTTTKKGEKGKDEAQLKGAVSYDSSTKEQNQYQRRNASKLSVEMNAGTLPLPVGFTALLDLYTKNISSSSLERKAITANK; this is translated from the coding sequence ATGGCAAAGAAAACACCAAATAATAGTCAGGGGATTGCAATAGAGCAATTATTAGCGGCTCCATTTGTAGCTGCAGCCAGTGCTAATGCTGCTATGGCTAAAAAACAAACTGCTTTTTTGATGGATACTTGTTTTGATGTGGAGAATGATGATGGGTTTGGAGAAGATGTATATCATCCCAAAATGATTAGCATGACCATCACTAAGAATACACTTTTGTCAGATAAGGAAGAGAAAGGAACGCCCAAAATGGAACAAGTTACCTCTACATTTCAGGTTCCATTACTGACATTGATTCCGTTTAATTCATTGTCGGTAAAAGAAGTCAATGTAAAATTTGATTTGGAAATCATATCCCAAAATGATGAATCTGTTACAACTACTAAAAAAGGGGAAAAGGGGAAAGATGAAGCACAGCTAAAAGGTGCTGTGAGCTATGACTCGAGTACTAAAGAACAAAATCAATATCAAAGGCGCAATGCATCAAAGTTGTCTGTAGAGATGAATGCAGGAACCTTACCCTTACCAGTAGGATTTACAGCATTATTAGACTTATATACCAAGAATATCAGCTCGAGTTCATTGGAGCGAAAAGCAATAACAGCCAATAAATAA